In Candidatus Hinthialibacter antarcticus, a genomic segment contains:
- a CDS encoding transposase, whose translation EGTNNKIKTMKRQAYGFRDQEFFKLKIMAIHQCRYSFTG comes from the coding sequence CGAAGGAACCAACAACAAAATCAAAACCATGAAACGCCAAGCCTATGGATTTCGAGATCAAGAATTCTTTAAACTCAAAATCATGGCCATCCATCAATGTAGGTACTCATTTACCGGATGA